A genomic segment from Osmerus mordax isolate fOsmMor3 chromosome 5, fOsmMor3.pri, whole genome shotgun sequence encodes:
- the LOC136943199 gene encoding collagen alpha-1(XIX) chain-like, translated as MEEIKMFIRSEVLRVFEERLSNSATQQKTPAAILAAQVRHGPPGPPGTTGPPGETGPPGPQGYRGQKGERGQLGLGIPGAPGPTGPPGPPGGSTQGPPGLPGAQGRCDPSDCLHPSPHSLKNG; from the exons ATGgaggaaataaaaatgtttatcCGAAGTGAAGTGCTGAGGGTGTTTGAAG AGAGGCTGTCTAACTCCGCCACGCAGCAGAAGACaccggcggccatcttggcagCGCAGGTGCGGCACGGGCCCCCCGGCCCTCCTGGTACCACCGGCCCCCCTGGGGAGACGGGGCCCCCAGGACCTCAAG GGTATCGAGgccagaagggggagagaggtcagCTGGGTCTGGGGATACCAGGAGCTCCTGGACCCACCGGACCTCCAG GTCCACCAGGGGGCTCCACTCAGGGACCGCCCGGCCTCCCTGGAGCCCAGGGGAGGTGTGACCCCAGCGActgtctccacccctccccccactccctgaAGAATGGATAA